Part of the Nicotiana sylvestris chromosome 5, ASM39365v2, whole genome shotgun sequence genome is shown below.
attggatcGTATGAATCAATCTATAGCCAAAAATGTAGTTGATGGATCCTTTATGGATAAAATATTTGCAAGGGTCTCACAAATCCTTGACATGACAGAACATAACCAAGCTTGGCACTCGGAAGGCACCACAGGTCGAATTGCATATGGTACTCATTCCTTGACCAACATGATTAAggagaaccaagaaagagatcAAGTAATTGCCGGCTTGCCACCAATGTCAATGTGTTGACGAAGATGTTCACTGAAAGCCAAACAAAAAAGGTGAATGTGGTGGAACATGTTCAACCCATGTCAAATGAGGATTACGAAGAAGCAAATTATTTTAACAACTCTTAAGGAGGTTAGTGCAGAAAACCTTACCAAGGTTCAGGACAACAAAAACAATGGACTAAACCGCAAGGGCAAGGCAACCAACAGTGTCAAAACGACCAAGTAGTTCAAATCAAGGAagttggaataacaacaacaacaacttttcaaatcggAGTTCAAACCCCTATGTTCCACCAAAGGGGCTATATCTAACTCCCCCATTGGAAGGAAAGTTCTTCAAGTGAGTCCAAGTTAGTTAGAAAACATGCTTGAATGAgtattgcaaaatcaagagaGTTCTGACACTTCAATGAAGAATATGACTCAGCTTGTGGGTTCTCACACTACATCCACACAAAAGTTGGAAATGCAAATGAGAGATCTCTCAAGAGAGAAACATTTGAAGCAAAAAGGCACACTCCCAAGAGACACAATTGCAAACCCAAAAGGTAGTGGCAATGGTCCGACTTCTTATTGTATGGAAATCACAACTCAAAGTGGGAAACTAATTCAATGAGAGAATGAACAAGTGGTCGAAGTTGAAGATTCTGAACAAGAAGTCGAGGCACAAGTTGAGGTGccaattgttgttgaagttggaaGACTCCCGAGAAGGAGAGAACTCAAGAAGTGAACATGAAAAGGTTAAGGAAAAGGTAATAGAGGCACCAAAAACTCAAGCACCAATTCCTAGGCCTCCTCCTCCTTTCCCTCAAAGAATTTCTAGAAAGGTTGATGATATCAAACTTGAGAAGTTCTATGACATTCTCAAGCAATTATCGGCGAACAttccatttgtggaagcatttcaagagatgccGGGTTTTGCTAAGTACTTGAAAGACTTGATCACTAAAAAGAGAACCACCAAAAATaaagtggtgaatgtgactcacCAGGTTAGTTCCATCATTCCAACAACCTCCGTCCAAAAGAAAGAGGATCCGGGGCCTTCAccattccatgcactattggatTGCAATTTTGCACAAGCCCTTTGTGATAATGGGGCTAGCATCAACATAATGCCACTTGCTATTTACATTCAAGTGGGATTAGGTATGCCTAGGAATACAAGTATGAGGTTGCAAATGACCGACCGTCCAATAAAGCGATCGATGGGAATTGTTGATGATGTTATTGTGAAAGTGAGGAAGTTTTTCCTCCCTGTCGACTTTGTTATCCTCGATTGTGTTGTTGATAAAGATATCCCTATCATCTTGGGGAGACCATTCCTTGATACCGGGAGGGCACTCACGGACTCGGAACAAAATGAGATCAAGTTCTGAGTTAATGATGAAGAACTTACTTTTCTGAAATTACCACATGCATACGAAAGTATCTCAGTCAATGATGTTGTAGATGACGTATAGGGTATAGTCAAGGTGAAGATGGAAGAGTAATGCCTTGGTGAGGCATTGACGACTATTTTGGTGAATTTTAATGGTGAATATATGGAATGATAAATGGAATCGGTGAATGCATTGGAAGGGATTGGGTTGTACACTTATGCATCAAAGAAGCTTTATCTTGACTTAGAGAATAGAGTCACCCTTCCCGCTAAGCCTTCAATTGTCAAGCCACCACAACTTGATCTCAATCCACTTCCACCACACTTAAGGTATATATTTCTTGGCTCTAATGAAACTATACCcgtatttgtttcttctttgttgaatgatgCGCATGTTGAACACTTATAGGATGTCTTGAGAGAGCACAGGCAAGCCATTGGTTGGACTATAGCGGATATTCGAGGGATTCCCGCCGGAATTTGTAAGCACGAGATACATTTGGAAGAGGAGAGCAAACCTAGAgtggagcatcaaagaaggttAAATCCTTCCATGCAAGAGGCGGTgaagaaagaaatcataaaatTGTTGGATGTTGGATTGTCTATCCTATTGACAATAGTCCATGGGTGagtccggtgcaatgtgtgccagaTAAAGGAGGAATGACCGTGATTCAAAATGACAAAAATGAACTCATCCCAACGAGGACGGTAATCGGGTGGagtttgcatggactaccggaagctcaATACTGCTACTTGCAAAGACCATTTtcctatgccttttattgataAAATGCTTGATCAGCTAGCAGGAAAGTCATTTTATTGCTTTTTATGGTTATTCCGGCCACAACCAAATCAATATCGCCTTAgaggatcaagagaagacaacATTCACATGTCCGTAGGGGACCTTTGCCTTTAGTTGGATGCTATCTGGGATATGCAATGCCCCAACTACCTTTCAACGATGGATGATGTCAATTTTCCCGGACATGGTTGAGGATTTCttagaggtgttcatggatgacatTTCTGTAGTTGGCGATTCCTTTTAGCATTGCCTTGACAACCTTAGGCAAGTGCTCAAAAGATGTGAGAAAACAAACCTTGCGCTCAATTGGGAAAATATCACTTTATGGTGGACAATGGTATTGTTCTTGGCCACAACATTTCCAACCAAGGCATAGAGGTTGATTGAGCAAAGATCGAGATCATTTCCAAGCTTCCTCCTCCCACTTCGGTAAAAGGCGTTCGGAGCTTTTTGGGACATGCCGATTTTTATATGCAATTTATGAAAGACTTCTAAAAGAATTGCAAGTCCCATGTGTAAAATCCTTGAAATGGATACAAAGATTGAGTTTGGTGAGAAGTGACTTAAAGCTTTTAAGGAATTGAAAGCAAGGCTTACTACACcacctattattgtcacaccgATTGGTTTCTTCCATTTAGactcatgtgtgacgctagtggTGTAGCTATTGGAGCAGTACTTGGTCAATGACATAACAAGATTCTTCATCCTATCTACTATGCAAGCAGGATATTCAATGGCGCACAAATGAATTACACCGTGACGGAGCAAGAACTGCTTGCTATTGTCTATACTTTTGAAAACTTCCAGGCCTATTTGTTGGACTGCAAAGTGATAGTCTACATGATCATGTTGCTCTCCGCTACCTTATCGCAAAGAAGGATGCTAAATCAAGATTGATTGGGTGGGTTCTTTTATTACAAAGTTTGCAGATCACTTGTCTAGGCTTGAAGAGGCAGGGAGAACAAAAGAAGATCTTGAAATTAATGATGCCTTCCCTGATGAACGCATATTGGCATTTTCTAGTACCTTCACTCCTTGGTATGCCAACATTGCTAACTTCTTGGTTAGTGACCTTATACCCGACATATTGGAAGcttatcaaaagaaaaagttcttgcGGAAGTGTAAGCAATACTATTGGGAGGAACCCTTTTTGTTTCGGATTTGCGCCGACTATATCGTTCGGTGTTGTGTTCCAGAAGATGAGGTAATTCAAATTCTCAAAGCATGTCATGACTCCCAAGTTGGGGGCCACCACGGTGGAAATCGTACTGCGGGAAAAGTGCTTGAATGTAGCTATTATTGGCCATAGATCTACCAGGAAGCAAACCAAACAGATAAGGTATGTGATCAATGTCAAAGACAAGGGTCAATTTCTAGAAGATGCCTATGAACTTTGTGATGGAGCTCAAGATCTTTGATGTGTGGGGGATATATTTCAGGGGTCCCTTTGTAAGCTCTTACGGCATGACATATATCTTGGTGGCAGTAGATTATGtctccaaatgggttgaggcagtTGCCTTGCCAAACAATGAGTCAAGGAGTGTAACCGCCttcttgaagaagaacatatttaCTCGATTTGGAACCCCAAGGGACATCCTTAGTGATGGTggttctcacttttgcaacaaagcttTTTTAGGCTGCTTGAAAAATATTGAGTTAAGCACAAGGTGTccaccccttatcatcctcagtcgagtggtcaagttgaagtttcCAACCGGGAGATAAAAATTATTCTAGTAAAAACTattaatgcaaataggaccgactggtcaaagaagctagatgatgcattgtgggcatatcgaacaacattTAAGACTCCCATTGGCACCTCACCATACTTGGTTTTTGGTAAGGCGAGTCACTTGCCAATGGAGCTTGAACACAAAGCTATGTGGGCATTGAAAAAGTTAAATCTTGACTAGGCCGAAGCTTCTAATCTAAGGATGACACAAGTCAAAGAGATGAAAGAATTCTATTTTCATGCCTATGAGAATGCAACCATGTATAAAGAAAGAATGAAGTTTGTTCATGAAAAGAAGATTTTGAAGTGGGAATTCAAATTCAATGGCTTTTTCTTACTCTTCAACTCAAGAATGAAGTTCTTTCCAGGCAAACTCAAATCCAAATGGTCTGGCCCATTCAAAGTTGTGAAAATGTCTTCCTATGGCATTTTTGAATTAGAATCCGAGGACGAGACTCACACCTTCAAAGTAAATGGCCAAAAGGTCAAGCATTAGCTCGGAACCATTGGAGAAAGGCACTTGATAGAACAATTCGCACTCAAGGATGGTCCTACACCAACCCCCACCACTGATTAGCCAAAATGGGGGCAAGATCATTGTGTTGTGATGTTAAATTAAGTGCttcttaggaggcaacccatgtgttggTTACACTTTTTGGTTAGATTTTAATTtcggtaattttattttaaagtgTTGAATAGATTGTCATGTGTGTTAGAATGCAAGTGACCAAAAATACAAGGAAACAGGATGCAAGTGCAGAGGAAAATGAAGGAAAGCAAGCCGAGCTTTAGCTGTTTTCTGCGGCAACATATGCTGCCATATAAAGGATTTGAGGACCGCATAGTGATCGTAGACACAAGCTAAAAAAATGCAAACTGGGCCTTAATAAATGCACCGAGGATTCACTTTCTATGGCCTGCATAATGATTCTATGACCACAGAACTAGTCGCAAATCTGTTGCGCACCACTCAGTCACTAACCCATCACATCACACATATGCGGCCACATAATATGTTATGCGATGTATTTTTTCACTGCGAAACTCTCAGGTATTAAGCCCTAGGTCTCTCTCTCATTCCCGTCTTTCATCTTTACTCCCCCACACACGGGCACAAAGCAtaacataaatgaaaagaaagaaaagaccaAAAACACCGataaaaacaaaatcaaaaaggAATTGAAAAGGAAGGGTCTACCTTGCTCATGATTCAGACCGAAATTCTCTATCTTCCCATATCTGGTATGTCCATCGCAATCCTTTCTCTTACTAGTCAAATTGAAGAAGTGCCACATTCTTTCATTACCCCCCTCTTTCTCCCCAACTCCTTGCGATGGGTAATTATTTGTTAGTGATTGTACTGATAATCAACGCTGGGGAAAAATACATGTTGTGAGTAAATCAAAATTTGGGGGTTGTATGCGGCGAAATCGGAGGACTTAATTTCTCTCTATCAAGCCACTTAGAAAGAATACCTCGAGCCCCGAGGACGTGGAGCTGCGACTAAGTCCCCTCCCtcagggctcgtcgaggcccgacccaaagaagacgaagatcgaggctaaagcagaaggggaagttcccaaggcatacGACTAAGTCTGAAAAAGCCGACCTATCCAGAGCCTCTGCCCAAGCatcacgtctagccgtcccatctccatactttatagttaatgcatgttgtactataaccgggttcccttcctatataaaggtaacccacactactttgttaggggctgatgttgctccaactattctccactagatcaataatctctctctctctctctctctctctctctctctctctctctctctctcttttctctctaacttgctcgtccTTACTAGCTCAAGGCTACTCTTAGTGTTTATCgattgatattggccataaagagtctTGTTTGATCGTAccttaattgttatcccattcccgactacccccggtagctcgagctcgagccagaTATCGACCTCAAGGTCTTTCATCGACCAGTCTGAGGCTCGGGCTGCAAGCATCTCGGTTTCATTACTGCCCTGCTTTAGCTCGTATTTCTTTGTTAAACCTTATACTATTAGCATCtattgctctaacaactagcataaaagtagatcacatattttttgagtcccatttacaaatttaattgttgttaccattttcatggtaaataggAGTAGGAATAGAGTAAAGGGGTTGGAAAATTGTGAATATTTGCATAATATACCGTCCTAATGACTAAGTGTGTGCTTGTGCGTTTTGGATTGAGTATGGATTTGGTTTTTGTGCATTTGACTGTGAATACCTTCTTTATTAGGAACGTTGATCTTTGTGGTTCGCATAACTGGTTTTCGGTCCATGGAGTCATCACATTTTGCATGCTAGGAAGTTTTCTAAAATCCATGTGCGGTTTGCAGCCGCAAAAAcattttgcggaccgcacaatggTCGCAGACAGAGGAAGAAAAAAAGCTAAATCTGAAGAACAAAATGCGACCGATCTTCGGTCGAATAGTTGTTCTCCGGCAatttctgcggaccgcataaattAATTTTCCTTTGAGAGTTGTAATTTGCAAAAAAAATTCTGGCTCGCAGAATtgttctgcgatcgcataactaGTAGCATAATCTTCTTTGGTTTTCATTTCCTTCCAATATATTACCCATGCCATATTATGTACTCAGTCCTTGATTAATTGACATGTATGGCACCAAATATATCCCTAGCATCGTGACTACCCCCCTAGAGGAAAGATACAAGTTATTGTTATAAGCCCACATTCATAGCAATCCAAATGCAAACAGCCTGACACATCCAGAAATATATCTGAGCATTCCTCCTAGTCTGAAGAGGAGGAGGCACAGATTGACCTTGTTCCACCAGTTGACCTCCATGCCAAAGCACACCGAAAAAGTGGTGAAGATCTCAGGTTTGGGATCTCTGGCTCTTGGACTCTGTATAGAGATGGCCTAGCAAAGAGAAAAATCCTCGAAGAAAAGTAGCTAGGTTTGAACGGTTTAAAAGAACCCTACCCTCATGTGCTAGAAAACATCAAAAAGAGGGGATGAGAGTTCTTCACTCAGGTTCCGAGGGAGAACAATGAGACGTTTGTTCGGGAATTTTATGATGTATACGCTGCATCCAAGAACGCAGAACAAAAGAGAAATCGTAGATTCTTGGAATCCGTCTTTGTCCGAGGAGTTGAAATACTCTGTGATTCCTCATCAATCAATGATATATATTTTGAAGAATGGGAGCCAGGAATAGCAGAATTTGGTGACAAGATTCCAAACAAGGAGTCCGAGCATGCTTGGATAGACACTGTCATAGCCAAGGTAACTCTATCATGGATTGCACCATGCTAGAGGATTCACAAAAAGGGATCTTACCCAATAAGGCTGGTATTGGCTATGTTTTGTATGTTCTTGTATAATTCCTTCGAGAAATGAAACTGACATAAGTATTGAGAAGTCTATCCTCATTGCTTGCATCATGTTGGGTATCAAGATTGATGTGGTAAATCTTATATTCCTTGAGATTGGGAACCAGGAAAACCAGAAAGAAACCTCGCTCTCTTTTCCATGCTTAATCCATGCTTTGTGTAAAACTGGCGCATTTCCTCCCTTCCCCAAACATGACCGCATAGGAAAAGCTGTTCAAGATATTGACATCACTCGGATCGATGATGCTACGGATAAAGTGGTCGAAGATCCACCAGAGCAATCACTCACTCCCTCTACAGCCTCACCAACACCTGTTGCTTCATCAGTGCCATACACTTTGTCTGCACCGGCTATCTCTATATCCATTCCTACCCAGCCACTGCAACACCACCTGTCTCACTACCTGCACTCTCCAAGTTTGGTCTACTGGCACAACATGCAAATTCCAAAGTGAAAAAATTGACAAAAGAACTTCCATCTCTCATCCTGCACGCATTGGCCCCAATCCAAACCTCAGTGAGTGATCTTCAAAAACAACATCTATCATATGAGGATCAACTTAAGCATTTTGAAGTATGCCTTGAGAGGGTTGAGTGGGGTGGAGCTGGGGAAATGCCTTAACTCAAAAAAGATGTAGCTGAGCTTAAGTCAGAGCTGTATAAGATGAAGACACTAGAATTTGATTTGACCTCCCTTCTTCTAATGGTAGAGGAGTAGGGCACATGCACCTCCCATGCACCAAGCCTCGATTTGGATTTCACAAAACTCATGTTAGCTAAGGTGGCCCATGGTACTGAGACATCACAAGCTCCAGGCTCCATTGTGCACATCGATGATCACTCAGAAGATTAATCTAAAGGGTCTGATGAGGAAACTAATGAAGAGGCGTTACTTAAGGAGGgtaatgatcatagggacaacaGAGGCAAACATGTTTCTGTTCTATAGAGGAACTAGGTGAGGAAGAGGAAGATGTGCAGACATCCATTGCACACTCCCTTGCAGATATGGTCAACAAAGCTACTACCATGACAACACAACCATCGTCGGGTGAGGCTAGCAGCTCTTAGTTCCAAGACCCAGCTCCGCAACTGGTGTATCTTCCTACTTTGGTCTTGGACACCACTATCCAGTCAAGGGTTCCACCTACTACCTCCACAGTGTCAGCTCCCAGCCCTACAAGCTCCTAGTGCGCCCCAAGAAGCCCCTAAACTTTGCTATTACTTTCTCaatgcattagggacaatgcatgCTCTTTAGTTGGGGGTGGGGTAGTCAAGTTTTTGCAACTTGTTTCTAAACTCTTACTCTTAATAGTAAAGATTTGTATATAGCAATGAATTCCCATTTGTTTTTCTTCGCCGGGTTCTTTTCCAATGGTGTAAAAGTAGAACCATGGGGGTAGCACAAAACATTTTGACTTGTTTGGTGCTTTTTTTCTATCTTCAAGCATGTGATAAGTTTTTGTTTAATAAATTGCACCCTTAAAATTTTGTAAATAAACGATTAGTCATTCTTGTGAAATCAAGGCTCGCTCTTTGACTTTGTTCTTATTTAGAATCTCAAATATCATGTGATTAAACTTTTAGTTTCCTTGTATTTACTTGAGGGCCGAAATTATGCCGATTTGAACAGTTCATGCATTGTGAGTGGATGAGAATTTGTGTAAATAATGCATGTGCTCAAATTGTAATGTCTAAAACTTGCCCAGTTGGTTTCTCAATGTAAATCTTAGGTTGATGATTGGGTATTGAAATGATCTTAGGCTATATATTTGTGATTGCTAGCTACCTTTTGACCAAATTTACCTCCCTGGTACATTTATTATCCTAGTTATCCCCtattgagcctttaaccttttatTTGGATACTACATTACAAACCTTTACCTTTTTGTGAAATATTTTCCTCTTTTGAACCCATCCATCCGTGAATGATTAAGtatgaggctaaaagcctaaggtTGGGATGTTAGTGTTAATTGGAACGTGGTAAGGTTGTACATTGTGTGTAGAAGCAAATAGCTCAACGCTGTGTATATGAAGATTttcaagctccaaaagaaaaaCATCTCTccacaacatatatatatatatatatatatatatatatatatatatatatatggtggaGTCTTTTGAAAACCGAAAGATACGTTGAGGTGGTTCTATATTAGTAACTAGAGGTCAATAAGGGCTATGTGGTTTAAAAAAAGCAAACTGTATGTAGCGTTCAAGGAGGGTACAGTCACAATATTCCTTAATATTCGTCCAACCCATCCCAAAGCCTACACTACAACCCTTAAAAAGTCCTTTGTGATCTACAACCAATTATTCCTGAGATTGCAATgagttaaaataagggcaagcataTGGACTGATACTTATAGCACTTGGACTTCTTTCTGAGTGCAAGAGTGTTTGATTGTATGCTTTGTACATATTTGTTGAGTTGGAGATTTTCTTTGATGTGAACACGCATGAATTGCAAGATTTAGTAGAAGCTAGGTTTCTTGAAGTAGGATACAAGTGCATATCTAACTGTAGGTAGCAATCTGTCATTGTTCTTGAGGCTCAAAGTTTACAAACTGATTATTCGAATTGTTAAATGATCTTTGTCTTCAAAGAAGGGTGAATAAAAGAAGTTACATGTTTGTTAGCTAGCAGTCAGCACCATCCATAGTCACTGCTGCTTTGTTGATCAGTCGGAAGTAGATTAGTATTTGATAGGTTGACTTTGTTTTAGTTGTTTGAGGGCAAGCAATAgtctaagttgggggtgttgatgtgccgTAGAATTGCGGCGCTTTTGATAATAATTATATGGACTTTATCTCATTTTCTAAAgcattttaagtcatttcttatGTAGTTTTGGTGTTTTGAAGAAAACCAGACTTGAAGAACCAAAAATATGGAAAAGATGACAAGAACCCATAAAAGAGTAGAAATGTGGCAGGTTTGCAACCATAAAGTGATGTGCGGGCCGCATACCAACCGCAGAGTGAAGCAAACCATCCCTGTTCTGAAATTAGATTCTGTGAAACATTGTGCGGTTGCATAACGCTTGTTCggtgtaaggccccggaaaattttgctaagtaatttcgGATTTCGTGGTGtcaggtaggctaattataatattttatgtggtATTAACATGATAGGCATCAATtgaatttggtaaataagtgtataagtcttataatAAGTAAAGTAGGGTCCAAGGAggggcctaagtctaagtcaaatcggaaaatttcataatgggcTAAAATTTCAAATGAGTTTGCATAAATCCACACTTTGaacgagtatatatatatatatatatatatatatatatatatatatatataaggttaTATGTGATAATCAACCTATCATATAAAAGgccttcgagtctagtttccaattctTCAAACggtttgtcatttggacattcccgcacaaagttatgatcaaattaccaaaggctaaaAAAATGAGATCCTGTGTCAGTTCTGCGATTGCAAAACAATTATGCAGTCCGCATAATTGATCTGCGATCGCAAATCTGGTCGCAAACTGGACCAGTGTAGCCCAGTTTTGGGCACCAATTCCGCGATGCATTTTGCGACCCACATTcttgttttgcggtccattatgcgactgTAGACTCGATTTCGGAAgcatatttttcctatttttataacccggccccattttaatatatatgttttggggcttcatttggggtcattttctactgattttagagagagttgagagcatatagagagagaaagagccTAGCTTCATAATCACCCAAATCTTGCTAAAgttttcaagaatcaaggaagataacCAGTTGATCATCCTCTATCCGGGTAAGTCCTTCTTCAAAGATTTCATGTAAGAGGTTAAAGGTTCAAATATATTGCGGGGATTggaaataggccatgcatgtgggactaagttgtagtatgtgatattaaagaactaatttgggtagttcttgtTAAAATGGGTTGAGGGAAGAAggaattttcatttttataacttGTAGACTACTTCACATGTTAGATGTTTGATGATATTCCTAAGAGAATTAAACCATGGGTAATCTTCCTAATTATTAATCGATTCCTGCTATCTCCTTATATattgttattgctagaggtgtctgtggattgtagaaacttaaggaaaagctctttgaggtatgtatggctaaaacccccccttcttagaaattgagctcccatagTTTCCATGTAAAATTGTAAGTCCGGAATTTGATTGACGTAGTATTTTTTATTTCAAAGGAATTAGTGTTGCAAGGATATATAAGAAAAGTGTGTTCTAATATGTtcaatatgctattcttgataaattggtgatatgtgaagaatgtggactatatgctaaattgcctagatttcaagtcaagtttaaatcgTGATTATTATGCCAAATCATTTAAATTtctctctatgcttacaacttgaattgctcttgtatgtgcccattatc
Proteins encoded:
- the LOC104228901 gene encoding uncharacterized protein — protein: MNKWSKLKILNKKSRHKLRCQLLLKLEDSREGENSRSEHEKVKEKVIEAPKTQAPIPRPPPPFPQRISRKVDDIKLEKFYDILKQLSANIPFVEAFQEMPGFAKYLKDLITKKRTTKNKVVNVTHQVSSIIPTTSVQKKEDPGPSPFHALLDCNFAQALCDNGASINIMPLAIYIQVGLGMPRNTSMRLQMTDRPIKRSMGIVDDVIVKVRKFFLPVDFVILDCVVDKDIPIILGRPFLDTGRALTDSEQNEIKF